The Acidobacteriota bacterium genome includes a region encoding these proteins:
- a CDS encoding glycosyltransferase family 4 protein, with translation MRILSLTAGAASMYCGSCLRDNALAARLIKLGHDVTLLPFYTPTLTDEENVSRPQQVFFGGISVFLEQHSSLFRRAPRFLGRLLDAPGVIKAFTSGSISVDPRELGALTVSTLRGLDGHQKQEIDKLLEFLRDEPRPEIANIPYTLLISLAAPLKRALGCPIVITLQGEDLFLDALPEPYRAEALALVRAQVADVDLFIAVSEYYARYMQDYLAIPAHKITVAPLGVNPDDLTVTTRTRTDPFTIGFFARIAPEKGLHNLAEAYRILRTEKGLPPSRLVAAGYLPPEHRPYLEGIGARLAAAGLGDEFVYRGTVDRAHKVGFFHDIDVLSVPGGYHEPKGLYLLEAMACGVPVVQPNHGAFPEMINRTGGGVLAASESGAHVAEALYDLWRDPARAAELGKNGAAGVRAHYTTDHMARGVLSAYEAAILNKRTGE, from the coding sequence ATGCGAATCCTTTCCCTCACCGCTGGCGCCGCGTCGATGTATTGCGGCAGCTGCCTGCGCGACAACGCGCTGGCGGCGCGGCTGATCAAGCTCGGGCATGACGTCACGCTGTTGCCGTTCTACACGCCGACGCTCACCGACGAGGAAAACGTCAGCCGGCCGCAGCAGGTATTCTTCGGCGGCATCAGCGTGTTTCTCGAGCAGCACTCGTCGCTGTTCCGCCGGGCGCCGCGCTTCCTCGGCCGGCTGCTCGACGCCCCTGGCGTAATCAAGGCGTTCACCAGCGGATCGATTTCCGTGGACCCCAGGGAACTGGGCGCGCTCACGGTCTCGACGTTGCGAGGGCTCGACGGTCACCAGAAGCAGGAGATCGACAAGCTGCTGGAATTTCTGCGCGACGAGCCCAGGCCCGAGATTGCCAACATCCCGTACACGTTGTTGATCAGCCTGGCCGCGCCGCTGAAGCGCGCGCTCGGCTGCCCGATCGTGATCACGCTGCAGGGCGAGGACCTGTTCCTGGACGCGCTGCCGGAGCCGTATCGCGCCGAAGCCCTGGCGCTGGTGCGGGCACAAGTCGCCGACGTGGACCTCTTTATTGCGGTGAGCGAGTACTACGCGCGCTACATGCAGGACTACCTGGCCATTCCGGCGCACAAGATAACGGTAGCCCCGCTCGGGGTGAATCCGGACGACCTCACGGTGACGACCCGGACCCGGACCGATCCGTTCACCATCGGCTTCTTCGCGCGCATCGCGCCCGAGAAGGGACTGCACAACCTGGCCGAGGCGTACCGCATCCTGCGAACCGAGAAAGGGCTGCCGCCGTCGCGCCTGGTTGCGGCCGGTTACCTGCCGCCCGAGCATCGCCCCTACCTGGAAGGCATCGGCGCGCGGCTCGCCGCCGCCGGACTGGGTGACGAGTTCGTCTATCGCGGCACGGTGGATCGCGCCCACAAGGTGGGGTTCTTCCACGACATCGACGTGTTGTCGGTGCCAGGCGGCTATCACGAGCCCAAGGGCCTGTACCTGCTCGAAGCCATGGCCTGCGGTGTCCCGGTGGTGCAGCCCAACCACGGCGCCTTTCCGGAGATGATCAACCGCACCGGCGGTGGCGTGCTCGCCGCCTCTGAATCGGGCGCACACGTCGCCGAGGCGCTGTACGATCTGTGGCGCGACCCGGCCCGCGCGGCTGAGCTTGGCAAGAACGGCGCCGCCGGGGTGCGCGCGCACTACACGACGGATCACATGGCACGAGGGGTGCTGTCTGCCTACGAAGCGGCCATTCTTAACAAGAGAACAGGAGAATAG
- a CDS encoding PQQ-like beta-propeller repeat protein: MAIIWSGSAQAPGWSQWRGPSRDGVASSFTVPATWPAQLTRRWQATVGLGHASPVVSGNHVVVHSRLANREVIAAYDLQSGKQLWQDGVEAPYTMNAAALGHGPGPKSTPAIADGRVFTLGISGIFSAHDLATGKLLWRKNAPPTPPEFGTASSPVIDGPTVIAYLGGPGAGALTAMEVATGTVKWRWTGDGPAYASPILATLGGTRQVITQSQNKLVAVDAANGQWLWEVAIKTPYEQNSVTPMVLGDLVLYAGLENPTTALRVTRTGTRWTTAPAWRNEDVPMYMSTPAVSGTAVYGLSTRNRGHFFAIDAATGKTLWTTPGRQAENASIVRAGEYLLMGTTNSELVVVRANPARFEEVRRYTVADSAMWAHPAFAGRTIIVKDVDKLIAWTF; encoded by the coding sequence GTGGCCATCATTTGGTCCGGCTCCGCGCAGGCGCCAGGATGGTCGCAGTGGCGCGGGCCTTCGCGCGACGGCGTCGCCTCGTCTTTCACCGTGCCCGCAACGTGGCCCGCACAGCTGACCAGGCGCTGGCAGGCCACGGTGGGGCTTGGGCATGCCTCGCCGGTTGTCTCCGGCAACCACGTCGTCGTCCATTCGCGACTCGCGAACCGAGAGGTGATTGCGGCGTACGACCTGCAATCGGGCAAGCAGCTCTGGCAGGACGGCGTCGAGGCTCCGTACACGATGAACGCCGCCGCCCTCGGGCATGGGCCGGGACCGAAATCAACACCGGCGATTGCCGATGGCCGCGTGTTCACGCTGGGCATCAGCGGCATCTTCTCTGCGCACGACCTGGCCACCGGCAAGCTGCTGTGGCGCAAGAACGCGCCACCCACGCCGCCGGAGTTCGGTACCGCCTCGTCGCCGGTTATTGACGGTCCCACGGTCATCGCTTACCTGGGGGGGCCTGGAGCGGGCGCCCTCACCGCCATGGAGGTGGCCACCGGCACGGTGAAGTGGCGCTGGACCGGCGACGGCCCAGCCTATGCCTCGCCCATCCTGGCGACGCTCGGCGGCACGCGCCAGGTCATCACGCAGTCGCAGAACAAGCTCGTGGCGGTCGATGCGGCCAACGGCCAGTGGTTGTGGGAAGTCGCCATCAAGACACCGTACGAACAGAACTCGGTCACGCCCATGGTCCTGGGCGATCTCGTGCTTTACGCAGGCCTCGAAAACCCCACCACTGCGCTCCGCGTCACGAGGACCGGCACCAGGTGGACGACGGCGCCGGCGTGGCGCAACGAGGACGTGCCGATGTACATGAGTACTCCGGCGGTGTCGGGAACGGCGGTCTACGGACTGTCGACGAGGAACCGCGGTCACTTCTTCGCGATCGATGCCGCCACCGGCAAGACGCTGTGGACCACGCCCGGCCGCCAGGCCGAGAACGCATCGATCGTGCGCGCCGGCGAGTACTTGCTGATGGGCACGACCAACAGCGAGCTGGTGGTGGTCCGCGCGAACCCGGCGCGGTTTGAAGAGGTGAGGCGCTACACGGTCGCCGACTCGGCGATGTGGGCCCATCCCGCCTTCGCGGGACGGACCATCATCGTCAAGGACGTGGACAAGCTGATCGCCTGGACGTTCTGA
- a CDS encoding ABC transporter ATP-binding protein, whose translation MLEATNLSKSYPSPAGDLVVLRDVSLTLAPGDAACVMGPSGSGKSTLLYILGGLEPPTSGTVKFDATNPYTLNAEGLAAFRNREVGFVLQDHCLLPQCTVLENVLVPTLVGAPDQDAPARARTLLSQVGLGDRLDHLPSALSGGEKQRAAIARALVREPRLVLCDEPTGNLDAETAHVVSDLILRLHTQQHTMLLVVTHSEALGARFDKRWSMNRGVLTV comes from the coding sequence ATGCTCGAAGCCACCAACCTCTCGAAGTCGTACCCGTCGCCCGCCGGCGACCTCGTCGTCTTGCGGGACGTCTCGCTGACACTGGCGCCCGGCGACGCCGCGTGCGTGATGGGACCGTCAGGATCCGGCAAGAGCACGCTGCTCTACATCCTCGGCGGCCTCGAGCCCCCTACCAGCGGCACGGTGAAGTTCGACGCCACCAACCCGTACACGTTGAATGCCGAGGGACTCGCGGCCTTTCGCAACCGCGAGGTCGGCTTCGTGCTGCAGGACCACTGCCTCTTGCCGCAGTGCACCGTGCTCGAGAACGTGCTGGTGCCAACGTTGGTGGGCGCGCCGGACCAGGATGCCCCCGCACGCGCCCGGACGCTGCTGTCGCAAGTCGGTCTCGGCGATCGCCTCGATCACCTGCCCTCGGCGCTGTCAGGCGGCGAGAAGCAACGGGCCGCCATCGCCCGCGCCCTGGTGCGCGAACCACGGCTCGTGCTGTGCGACGAGCCAACCGGTAACCTCGATGCCGAAACCGCCCACGTGGTGTCCGACCTGATCCTGCGGCTGCATACCCAGCAGCACACCATGCTGCTGGTCGTGACCCACAGCGAGGCGCTCGGCGCCAGGTTCGACAAACGCTGGTCGATGAACCGCGGCGTTCTGACGGTGTAG
- a CDS encoding aldehyde dehydrogenase family protein, producing MRWGVPYRSVNQVVTPHFRTRAPFVSMSQANVGMIRRDLLRQGEARATLQAFPYAGLVAMAGRAADHFLNDTLPLDPESGTMQSPQDYIEQVSATTGAPYSNVKRNMLKVHGVLSKVTEVLAGLTRGLDLSVLDQGYGRVNGQMLSFFARGDAMGVVLPSNSPGVHSLWAPATVLKMPLVLKPGSAEPWTPLRMIYAWVKAGAPSAVFAYYPTDHAGGNEILRSTGRGMVFGDVGSTKRWKAEGRVEVHGPGFSKVVIGPDVADQWAQYIDIIAESIANNGGRSCVNASGVWVTKHGDAIAEALARRLSQVIPRASDDAEAVLAPFADPDTARRISNLIDADMTGEGGAARDASAGVRDADRVASAHGGNYLLPTVIRCNADHPLANREFLFPYASVVEVPAADLPDCLGPSLVVTCISNDPAFRARFVASPQVDRLNFGPISTTQIGWDQPHEGNLFEHLYARRAIQRLA from the coding sequence TTGAGATGGGGCGTTCCCTACCGCAGCGTGAACCAGGTGGTCACGCCGCACTTCCGCACCCGCGCGCCGTTCGTGTCGATGAGCCAGGCCAACGTCGGGATGATTCGGCGCGACCTGCTGCGCCAGGGCGAGGCGCGCGCGACGCTGCAGGCCTTTCCGTACGCCGGCCTCGTCGCCATGGCGGGACGGGCCGCCGACCATTTCCTGAACGACACGCTGCCGCTCGATCCCGAGAGCGGCACCATGCAGTCGCCGCAGGACTACATCGAGCAGGTCTCGGCCACCACGGGTGCCCCGTACAGCAACGTGAAGCGCAACATGCTGAAGGTGCACGGCGTGTTGAGCAAGGTCACCGAAGTTCTGGCCGGCCTCACCCGCGGGCTCGACCTGAGCGTGCTCGACCAGGGCTACGGGCGCGTCAACGGCCAGATGCTGAGCTTCTTCGCCCGCGGTGATGCGATGGGCGTGGTGCTGCCCAGCAACTCCCCCGGCGTGCACTCGTTGTGGGCGCCGGCCACGGTTTTGAAGATGCCGCTGGTGCTGAAGCCCGGCAGCGCCGAACCGTGGACGCCGCTGCGCATGATCTACGCGTGGGTCAAGGCCGGCGCCCCGTCGGCGGTGTTCGCCTACTACCCCACCGATCACGCCGGCGGCAACGAGATCCTGCGCTCGACCGGGCGCGGCATGGTGTTTGGCGATGTCGGCTCCACCAAGCGGTGGAAGGCGGAGGGCCGCGTCGAAGTGCACGGTCCCGGCTTCAGCAAAGTCGTGATTGGCCCCGACGTCGCGGATCAGTGGGCGCAGTACATCGACATCATCGCCGAATCGATCGCGAACAACGGCGGCCGCTCGTGCGTGAACGCGTCGGGCGTGTGGGTGACGAAGCACGGCGATGCGATTGCCGAAGCGCTGGCCAGGCGGCTGTCGCAGGTGATCCCGCGCGCCTCGGATGATGCCGAGGCGGTGCTGGCGCCGTTTGCCGATCCCGATACCGCCCGGCGCATCTCGAACCTGATCGACGCGGACATGACCGGAGAAGGCGGCGCCGCGCGCGATGCCTCGGCGGGCGTGCGCGACGCGGATCGGGTGGCGTCGGCGCACGGCGGCAACTACCTGCTGCCCACGGTGATTCGCTGCAACGCCGACCATCCGCTGGCCAACCGTGAGTTCCTGTTTCCGTATGCCAGCGTCGTCGAAGTGCCTGCAGCCGACCTGCCGGACTGCCTGGGACCGTCGCTGGTGGTCACCTGCATCTCGAACGATCCGGCGTTCCGCGCGCGGTTTGTCGCCTCGCCGCAGGTCGATCGCCTCAACTTCGGGCCGATCTCGACGACCCAGATCGGCTGGGACCAGCCGCACGAGGGCAACCTGTTCGAGCACCTCTACGCGCGCCGGGCCATCCAGCGGCTCGCCTGA
- a CDS encoding ABC transporter permease: protein MLTRASLRFYAATHVMVVLGVAVAVAVLAGALLVGASVRESLKQIALGRLGATDVIVSSPTFFRTALADTLLTRAAQPQQTPMGTRVDAYRVLRAAAPVVVVGGAVVHDESKRTAGQVMVYGIDERFGRFHGQDGFEVAGRDALISAALAQEVGAKAGDTITLRVAKPSDIPLSSLQGRRETTGERIRVTVTRVLDDAALGEFSLAPTQGAVFAIYVPMGRLQRDLGLGDRANTILLSLTDDAEVDPPQLVRELIAPAAALDDLGLRVRTTTAGTTLVETRAGLLTDDVVETIADLAARDRRLVVPALTYVANTIRIGDREIPYSTVSAIDLDGYNRLIGAVGPTSAPQPSPAVTVGRPSASAAFSGHAPIWLNQWAADDLQARIGDEVTLEYFLWSDADGLGSSSAKFTLVGITPMTGIGGDRTLTPDYPGISDAADMTSWDPPFPVELKRVRQQDEDYWDRYRAAPKAIISLAEGQRLWGSRYGRVSSMRLSGTTPVAAHDIPPASAGFTARAVRGEALAAAQGTTDFGEYFLYFSFFLVVSALLLAYLFFAVGLDQRTREVGLLATVGFTPAAIRHAFVREGAVLAGIGAVIGIAAALGYAALIMYGLRTWWVGAVGTTKLALHVAPVWLAAGAAGALAAGVLAIWIGVRQMSRRSARSLLKGETGAGRAGRAGRAGWVAIAFALLGLVLIIASASDALNPTAGFFGAGGAWLVAGLCGASVWLRRRRTSRPLTRGLTGMAQLGFRHTAVNPGRSVLSLALIAFACFVLVSVGAFRKAPVSGGDKASGTGGFTLMAESVAPLMHDPNLPDGRDGLGLETNDPIFASARITRFRLRPGDETSCLTLYKPTNPRIMAPGPGFVDEARFSFAASMAATADEQANPWTLLERTFDDGAIAAVADQTTLMYVLHLGIGDDFEFTPEGQPPVRLRMVGALADSVLQSEIIIGEGNFVRLFPKHEGYRVWMIEAAPANQAEVTSHLEDRLSDYGLDVTNTLDRWASYHQVENTYLATFQALGSLGLLLGTIGLGAVLARNVLERRRDLGLLSAVGFTPGNVRSMVLSEGLALVVGGTLLGAACAIVAVWPAIQDRAQAVPVGNLLSLLSAVVLTGVVSSLFAVRLATATPIVRAIKSE, encoded by the coding sequence ATGCTGACGCGTGCCAGTCTGCGCTTTTACGCCGCCACCCACGTGATGGTGGTGCTCGGCGTGGCCGTCGCCGTGGCGGTGCTCGCCGGCGCCTTGCTGGTCGGCGCATCGGTCCGCGAAAGCCTCAAGCAGATCGCGCTCGGCCGCCTCGGCGCCACCGACGTCATCGTCTCCTCGCCGACGTTCTTTCGGACCGCGCTGGCCGACACCCTGCTGACGCGCGCCGCCCAGCCGCAGCAAACGCCCATGGGGACGCGCGTCGATGCCTACCGCGTGTTGCGCGCCGCGGCACCGGTGGTCGTCGTCGGAGGCGCCGTCGTTCATGACGAGTCGAAGCGCACCGCCGGCCAGGTGATGGTCTACGGCATCGACGAGCGCTTCGGCCGGTTTCACGGCCAGGACGGCTTCGAGGTGGCGGGCCGTGACGCGCTCATCAGCGCCGCCCTGGCACAGGAAGTCGGCGCGAAAGCCGGCGACACCATTACGCTGCGGGTCGCCAAGCCCAGCGACATCCCGCTCTCGAGCCTGCAGGGCCGACGCGAAACGACGGGCGAACGCATCCGCGTGACGGTGACGCGGGTGCTCGACGACGCGGCGCTTGGCGAGTTCTCGCTGGCGCCTACCCAGGGCGCGGTTTTTGCGATCTACGTCCCGATGGGACGCCTGCAACGCGACCTGGGGCTCGGCGATCGCGCCAACACCATCCTGTTGTCGTTGACCGACGACGCCGAAGTGGATCCCCCGCAACTGGTGCGGGAGCTGATCGCGCCGGCAGCGGCGCTCGACGATCTTGGCCTTCGCGTGCGCACGACCACCGCAGGAACGACCCTGGTGGAGACCCGCGCGGGACTACTCACCGACGACGTAGTCGAGACCATCGCCGACCTCGCCGCTCGCGACCGGCGCCTGGTCGTCCCGGCGCTGACCTACGTCGCCAACACGATCCGGATCGGCGACCGCGAGATCCCGTATTCGACGGTGTCTGCGATTGATCTCGATGGCTATAACCGCCTGATCGGCGCAGTCGGCCCTACCTCCGCGCCACAGCCTTCTCCCGCCGTTACGGTGGGCAGGCCTTCCGCCTCGGCCGCGTTCTCTGGCCACGCGCCGATCTGGCTGAATCAATGGGCGGCCGACGACCTGCAGGCCCGCATCGGCGACGAGGTCACGCTCGAGTACTTCCTGTGGTCCGACGCGGATGGCCTGGGCTCGTCGAGCGCGAAGTTCACGCTGGTGGGGATCACGCCCATGACCGGGATCGGCGGCGACCGCACGCTGACACCCGACTATCCCGGCATCAGCGATGCCGCCGACATGACGTCGTGGGATCCGCCTTTTCCGGTCGAGCTGAAGCGCGTCCGCCAGCAGGACGAAGACTATTGGGATCGTTACCGGGCGGCGCCCAAGGCGATCATCTCGCTCGCCGAGGGGCAACGCCTGTGGGGCTCGCGCTACGGACGCGTGTCGTCGATGCGCCTGTCAGGCACGACGCCGGTGGCCGCACACGACATTCCGCCCGCCTCGGCCGGGTTCACCGCCCGCGCGGTGCGCGGCGAGGCGCTGGCCGCCGCGCAGGGCACCACCGATTTCGGCGAGTACTTCCTCTACTTCAGCTTCTTCCTGGTCGTCTCGGCGCTGCTGCTGGCGTACCTGTTCTTCGCGGTGGGATTGGACCAACGGACACGCGAGGTGGGACTGCTGGCGACGGTGGGCTTCACGCCGGCGGCGATTCGCCACGCCTTCGTCCGTGAAGGCGCGGTGCTGGCCGGCATTGGGGCGGTGATCGGGATCGCCGCGGCGCTCGGCTATGCCGCCCTCATCATGTACGGCCTGCGCACCTGGTGGGTGGGCGCGGTCGGCACGACGAAGCTGGCGCTGCACGTCGCGCCGGTGTGGCTCGCCGCCGGCGCCGCCGGCGCACTCGCGGCCGGCGTGCTGGCCATCTGGATCGGCGTCCGCCAGATGAGCCGCCGGTCGGCGCGATCGTTGCTTAAAGGGGAGACTGGGGCGGGTCGGGCGGGTCGGGCGGGTCGGGCGGGTTGGGTGGCGATCGCGTTCGCGCTGCTCGGTCTCGTACTCATCATCGCTTCCGCGTCCGATGCACTCAACCCCACGGCCGGCTTCTTTGGCGCCGGCGGCGCCTGGCTCGTGGCCGGCCTGTGCGGCGCGTCGGTGTGGTTGCGCCGGCGACGGACGTCGCGCCCGCTGACGCGCGGCCTCACCGGCATGGCGCAGCTCGGCTTCCGCCACACCGCGGTCAATCCCGGCCGATCGGTCCTCAGCCTGGCGTTGATTGCGTTCGCCTGCTTCGTGCTGGTCAGCGTCGGCGCCTTCCGCAAGGCGCCCGTGAGCGGCGGCGACAAGGCCTCCGGCACCGGCGGATTCACGCTGATGGCCGAGTCGGTCGCGCCGCTGATGCATGACCCCAACCTGCCGGACGGCCGCGACGGCCTGGGCCTCGAAACCAACGACCCAATCTTCGCCAGCGCGCGAATCACCCGGTTCCGGCTCAGGCCGGGGGACGAAACCAGCTGCCTCACGCTTTACAAACCCACCAACCCGCGCATCATGGCGCCCGGCCCTGGCTTCGTTGACGAGGCCCGCTTTTCATTTGCGGCGTCGATGGCCGCCACCGCCGACGAGCAGGCTAATCCGTGGACGCTGCTCGAGCGGACGTTCGACGATGGCGCGATCGCGGCGGTGGCCGATCAAACCACGTTGATGTACGTGCTGCACCTCGGCATTGGCGACGACTTCGAGTTCACACCCGAAGGCCAGCCACCCGTGCGCTTGCGCATGGTCGGCGCCCTCGCCGACAGCGTGCTGCAATCGGAGATCATCATCGGCGAGGGCAACTTCGTCCGCCTGTTCCCTAAGCACGAAGGCTACCGGGTGTGGATGATCGAGGCAGCGCCGGCCAACCAGGCCGAGGTGACGTCTCACCTCGAAGACCGGCTGTCGGACTACGGGCTCGACGTGACCAACACGCTGGATCGCTGGGCGTCGTACCACCAGGTGGAGAACACCTACCTGGCAACGTTCCAGGCCCTGGGCTCGCTCGGCCTGTTGCTGGGCACCATCGGCCTGGGCGCGGTCCTGGCCAGAAACGTGCTCGAGCGCCGGCGCGATCTCGGATTGCTGAGCGCCGTCGGGTTCACGCCAGGCAACGTGCGCAGCATGGTGTTGTCGGAAGGGCTCGCGCTGGTCGTGGGCGGCACGCTGCTCGGCGCGGCCTGCGCGATCGTGGCGGTGTGGCCGGCGATCCAGGACCGCGCCCAGGCCGTGCCGGTCGGCAACCTGCTCTCGCTGCTGTCCGCCGTCGTGCTGACCGGTGTGGTCTCGTCGTTGTTTGCCGTGCGGCTCGCCACGGCAACGCCGATCGTTAGAGCGATTAAGTCGGAGTAG